Proteins from a genomic interval of Hornefia porci:
- the pyk gene encoding pyruvate kinase, with product MEVETDMRKTKIICTIGPASRSEDMMRRLLLAGMNVARMNFSHGSHEEHKENIDRFRRVRDELGIPAAVLLDTKGPEIRTGTFRDGAAVLQDGQEFTLTTKDVEGTGEISSVTYKDLAKDLNAGDTVLINDGLIMLRVKSTTDTDLVCEVVHGGRISDHKGINVPNVDISMEYLSDQDKSDLLFGIEQDVDYVAASFVRSADDARAIRSFLDDNGGERIKLIAKIESTQGVANFEDILQLVDGIMVARGDMGVEVPFELLPGIQKRFIRRCVQQGKIVITATQMLESMITSPVPTRAEINDVANAVFDGTSAVMLSGESAAGKYPEEAVAAMARIAEQAEEDARTVTSREKWLAMDSRDITNAVGHAACTLAEDISAKAILAITSSGYTANKISKFRPELPIIGCTPDEKVYHQMALFWGVEPLMANYREELGDLFGHCTRKAIRSECIREGDTVVCTAGVPVGVSGRTNAIRVVEATLE from the coding sequence ATGGAGGTTGAAACGGATATGAGGAAAACAAAGATAATCTGTACAATCGGGCCGGCGTCCCGCAGTGAGGACATGATGCGCCGGCTTTTGCTGGCCGGGATGAACGTGGCCAGGATGAACTTTTCTCATGGCAGTCATGAGGAGCACAAAGAGAATATCGACCGGTTCCGCCGCGTACGGGATGAGCTCGGAATTCCGGCGGCGGTGCTGCTGGATACAAAGGGTCCTGAGATCCGCACCGGTACGTTCCGGGACGGCGCGGCTGTGCTGCAGGACGGTCAGGAGTTTACGCTGACCACAAAGGATGTGGAAGGAACAGGCGAGATTTCCTCTGTAACATATAAAGATCTTGCAAAGGACCTGAACGCCGGGGATACGGTGCTGATCAACGACGGACTGATTATGCTCAGGGTGAAAAGCACCACAGATACCGATCTGGTATGCGAGGTGGTTCACGGCGGGAGGATAAGCGATCACAAAGGCATCAATGTGCCGAACGTGGATATCAGCATGGAGTATCTGTCCGATCAGGACAAATCCGATCTGCTGTTCGGAATCGAACAGGACGTGGATTACGTCGCGGCTTCCTTTGTACGCTCCGCCGACGACGCGCGGGCGATTCGCTCGTTCCTCGATGACAACGGGGGAGAGAGGATTAAGCTCATCGCCAAGATTGAGAGCACCCAGGGAGTCGCCAATTTTGAGGATATTCTGCAGCTGGTGGACGGTATTATGGTCGCCCGGGGCGATATGGGAGTCGAAGTGCCCTTTGAGCTGCTTCCCGGTATTCAGAAACGGTTCATCCGCCGCTGCGTGCAGCAGGGGAAAATCGTCATCACCGCGACGCAGATGCTGGAATCGATGATTACCAGTCCGGTGCCTACCCGGGCTGAGATCAATGATGTGGCGAATGCGGTGTTCGACGGAACGTCCGCCGTCATGCTCTCCGGAGAGAGCGCCGCCGGAAAGTATCCGGAAGAGGCCGTCGCAGCCATGGCGCGTATCGCAGAGCAGGCGGAGGAGGACGCCAGGACGGTGACCAGCAGAGAAAAATGGCTGGCGATGGATTCCCGGGATATCACCAACGCGGTGGGACACGCCGCATGCACGCTGGCAGAGGACATCAGTGCCAAAGCGATTCTGGCCATCACATCCTCAGGTTATACAGCAAATAAAATCAGCAAGTTCCGCCCGGAGCTGCCGATTATCGGATGTACGCCGGACGAAAAGGTCTACCATCAGATGGCGCTGTTCTGGGGCGTTGAGCCGCTGATGGCCAATTACCGCGAGGAGCTGGGTGATCTGTTCGGCCATTGCACCCGCAAGGCGATCCGCAGCGAATGCATCCGCGAGGGAGATACGGTTGTGTGCACCGCGGGGGTGCCGGTCGGAGTTTCGGGGCGTACAAACGCCATCCGCGTGGTTGAAGCGACGCTGGAGTGA
- the spoVG gene encoding septation regulator SpoVG yields the protein MNITDVRIRKVTAEGKMKAIVSVTFDDEFVVHDIKIIEGQNGPFIAMPSRKMGEGDFRDIAHPLTSETRTRIKDAIFAEYERVLAEHQSEDDLEAPEE from the coding sequence ATGAACATTACTGATGTAAGGATTCGCAAGGTCACTGCGGAAGGCAAAATGAAAGCGATTGTTTCGGTCACATTCGATGATGAGTTTGTTGTCCACGATATCAAGATAATTGAGGGTCAGAACGGTCCGTTTATCGCCATGCCCAGTCGGAAGATGGGCGAGGGGGATTTCCGGGATATCGCACATCCCCTCACCTCTGAAACGAGAACTCGAATCAAAGACGCCATTTTCGCCGAGTACGAAAGAGTACTGGCAGAGCACCAAAGCGAAGACGATCTTGAGGCACCTGAGGAGTAA
- the purR gene encoding pur operon repressor, producing MKRTERIGVIVKTLSDTPGKLYPLQYFCDLFQMAKSSISEDINIAASAMEATGSGFIETISGARGGVHFVPDTTQEAVAPLLDELCDRLRDPARILGGGFLYTSDIMYDTELVSRLATLFAVKFRALDVDYVATVETKGIPLATMVAHQLHRPLIICRREAKVSEGSTVSINYFSGSYDRVQKMSLSRRAVRPGSRTLVIDDFMRGGGSTKGIADLLAEFDAEVVGAGIAIVSETPEQKKIRDYTAAVYLGDVDEEKRTIDVRPNPDIFK from the coding sequence ATGAAACGAACAGAACGCATCGGCGTGATCGTAAAGACACTTTCTGACACGCCCGGAAAGCTATATCCGCTGCAGTACTTCTGCGATCTTTTTCAGATGGCCAAGTCCAGCATCAGCGAGGATATCAACATCGCGGCGTCTGCCATGGAGGCGACGGGATCGGGGTTCATCGAAACGATTTCCGGCGCCAGGGGCGGCGTTCACTTTGTTCCCGACACCACGCAGGAGGCTGTCGCGCCTCTGCTGGACGAGCTCTGCGACCGGCTCCGCGATCCGGCGAGAATTCTGGGCGGAGGCTTCCTGTACACGTCCGACATCATGTACGACACCGAGCTGGTCAGCCGTCTGGCGACCCTGTTCGCCGTAAAGTTCCGGGCGCTGGATGTGGACTATGTGGCGACGGTGGAAACAAAGGGAATTCCCCTGGCCACCATGGTGGCGCATCAGCTGCACCGCCCTCTGATCATCTGCCGCAGGGAGGCGAAAGTCTCCGAGGGCTCGACGGTCAGCATCAATTATTTTTCCGGCTCATATGACCGCGTACAGAAGATGTCGCTGTCCCGGCGGGCGGTCCGCCCCGGATCGCGCACCCTGGTCATCGACGATTTCATGCGGGGCGGCGGAAGCACCAAGGGCATTGCGGATCTGCTCGCCGAATTTGACGCGGAGGTCGTCGGCGCAGGCATCGCCATCGTCAGCGAGACGCCTGAACAAAAGAAAATCCGCGATTACACAGCCGCGGTCTACCTCGGAGACGTAGATGAAGAAAAGCGCACCATCGACGTCCGGCCGAATCCCGACATTTTCAAATAA
- the murC gene encoding UDP-N-acetylmuramate--L-alanine ligase produces the protein MIDLKKYRNIHCIGIGGVGLSAIAEILVARGYRVSGSDMKPSEMTEKLKKSGITIYIGHRAENVENADLIIYSAAIAEENPEIIRAREKNIPLASRAEILGTLMDEYESSVAISGTHGKTTTTSMVSLVLEAAGLEPTILVGGQLDEIGGNVKVGNSPYFVTEACEYRDSFLQLRPKIEVILNIDSDHLDYFKDIDHIVRSFDKFARAVPEDGRIIAYDSNPFVSEVIKGHANVVTYGYNENSTYHISEVRFNSEGMPSFSVSHNGVKLEHVQLNVPGEHNILNAAAAFACCHVLGVNAALIAGTLESYHGTQRRFDIIGTTDRGVKVVDDYAHHPTEIRATLSAAHNIPHRKLWCLFQPHTYTRTLALFDQFADAFEQTDVLILADIYAAREKDIYNISSEKLAAEIRREHPDKEVYYMDSFEKIADYVREHAENGDVVITMGAGDIYKAGKMIMEQS, from the coding sequence ATGATTGATTTGAAGAAATACAGAAATATACATTGTATTGGAATCGGCGGCGTCGGGCTGTCAGCGATTGCGGAGATACTGGTAGCGAGAGGATACCGCGTGTCCGGTTCTGACATGAAGCCGTCGGAAATGACAGAGAAACTGAAGAAATCGGGAATCACCATTTACATAGGCCATAGAGCGGAGAATGTCGAGAATGCGGATCTCATCATCTATTCAGCGGCGATCGCCGAGGAAAATCCGGAAATCATCCGCGCCAGGGAGAAGAACATCCCGCTGGCGTCCAGAGCGGAAATCCTGGGAACACTGATGGATGAATATGAGTCAAGCGTGGCGATCAGCGGAACCCATGGAAAAACGACAACGACCTCTATGGTTTCTCTCGTTCTGGAGGCAGCGGGACTGGAGCCCACGATTCTTGTCGGCGGACAGCTGGACGAGATCGGCGGGAACGTGAAGGTCGGAAACAGCCCTTACTTTGTGACGGAGGCCTGCGAATACCGGGACAGCTTCCTGCAGCTCCGGCCGAAAATCGAGGTGATCCTGAACATCGATTCAGACCATCTGGACTATTTCAAGGATATCGACCACATCGTCCGGTCCTTCGACAAGTTCGCCAGAGCGGTTCCGGAGGACGGAAGGATTATCGCTTACGATTCCAATCCTTTTGTAAGTGAGGTGATCAAAGGACATGCAAATGTGGTGACCTACGGGTATAATGAAAATTCCACCTATCATATTTCCGAGGTAAGGTTTAACAGCGAGGGGATGCCATCCTTCTCGGTGAGCCATAACGGCGTGAAGCTGGAGCATGTACAGCTGAATGTTCCGGGGGAGCATAACATCCTGAACGCAGCGGCGGCTTTTGCCTGCTGCCATGTGCTCGGCGTGAACGCGGCACTGATCGCCGGAACTCTGGAGTCCTATCACGGAACGCAGCGGCGCTTTGATATCATCGGGACGACGGACAGAGGCGTGAAGGTGGTCGATGATTACGCGCATCATCCGACGGAAATCCGGGCGACGCTTTCAGCGGCCCATAATATTCCGCACAGGAAGCTCTGGTGTCTCTTCCAGCCCCACACCTACACCAGGACGCTGGCGCTGTTCGATCAGTTCGCGGACGCCTTTGAGCAGACCGATGTCCTGATTCTGGCAGATATCTATGCGGCCAGGGAAAAGGACATCTATAACATCTCTTCCGAGAAGCTTGCCGCGGAGATCCGGCGGGAGCATCCGGACAAGGAGGTCTATTATATGGACAGCTTTGAGAAAATCGCAGACTATGTCCGGGAGCATGCGGAGAACGGAGACGTGGTGATCACCATGGGCGCCGGCGACATCTACAAGGCCGGGAAAATGATTATGGAACAGAGCTGA
- a CDS encoding DapH/DapD/GlmU-related protein: MKYSEYQEKESERKRIAIAHLENGVDFADISSVYIDETVQIGAGTFIGPCVTLEGDTVIGANAKIYQNTRIRDSVIGDGVEIQSSVVLESSIGEESRIGPFAYVRPGSEIGRNCKIGDFVEVKNSTFGDGSKSAHLTYIGDSDIGEDVNLGCGVVFVNYDGTHKFRSTIGDGVFIGCNSNIISPVRIDDGAYVAAGSTITQDIPEDALGVARAKQKNIEGWATRRGLYNKKKKQLQKTEVHGGEEQ, from the coding sequence ATGAAATACAGCGAATATCAGGAAAAGGAATCGGAGAGAAAACGCATCGCCATCGCGCACCTGGAGAACGGCGTCGACTTTGCGGACATCAGCAGTGTCTATATCGATGAAACCGTCCAGATCGGGGCGGGCACGTTTATCGGACCCTGCGTCACGCTGGAGGGAGACACGGTAATCGGTGCGAATGCGAAAATCTATCAGAATACGCGTATCCGGGATTCTGTCATCGGCGACGGCGTGGAAATTCAGAGCAGTGTGGTGCTGGAGAGCAGCATCGGAGAGGAGAGCAGAATCGGGCCCTTCGCATATGTGCGCCCCGGCTCCGAAATCGGCAGAAACTGCAAGATCGGAGATTTTGTGGAGGTGAAGAACTCCACCTTCGGAGACGGGTCCAAGTCGGCGCATCTTACCTACATCGGAGATTCCGATATCGGCGAAGACGTGAACCTGGGATGCGGGGTTGTTTTTGTCAATTATGACGGCACCCACAAATTCAGGTCCACGATCGGCGACGGCGTGTTCATCGGCTGTAATTCCAACATTATTTCGCCGGTCCGCATCGATGACGGCGCCTATGTGGCGGCCGGGAGCACCATCACGCAGGACATTCCGGAGGATGCGCTGGGAGTGGCGCGGGCGAAACAAAAGAATATTGAAGGCTGGGCGACCCGCCGCGGCCTTTATAATAAAAAGAAGAAACAGTTGCAGAAGACCGAAGTTCATGGAGGAGAGGAACAATGA
- a CDS encoding ribose-phosphate diphosphokinase encodes MKNSAFSDYKLFAGNSHPRLAEEIASVMGKPLGKATVTKFSDGEISVNLWESVRGVDVYIIQSTCSPVNDNLMELLIMIDAVKRASAGRINAVIPYYGYARQDRKAKARDPITAKLVANLLVAAGADRVLTMDLHASQIQGYFDIPVDHLVGMPILAKYFKEKNLENVCIVSPDHGSVTRARNMAEYFDCPIAIVDKRRPEPNKSEIMNIIGEVRGKNCIILDDMIDTAGTITNAANVIKDMGAENVYAGATHAVLSGPAFDRIEASAIKELALLNTIPMDKEKKLDKMTVLSVAPLFAEAMTRVYTNGSVSKLFD; translated from the coding sequence ATGAAAAACAGCGCTTTTTCTGACTACAAACTGTTCGCGGGAAACTCGCATCCCCGGCTCGCGGAGGAGATCGCATCCGTTATGGGAAAACCTCTGGGGAAGGCGACGGTGACGAAATTCAGCGACGGAGAAATTTCCGTCAATCTCTGGGAGAGCGTGCGGGGCGTGGACGTCTATATCATTCAGTCCACATGCTCACCTGTCAATGACAATCTGATGGAGCTGCTGATCATGATCGACGCGGTCAAGAGAGCTTCGGCCGGACGGATCAATGCGGTGATTCCGTATTACGGCTACGCGCGTCAGGACAGAAAAGCCAAGGCCAGAGATCCGATTACCGCCAAGCTGGTGGCGAACCTGCTGGTTGCGGCAGGCGCAGACCGTGTGCTGACGATGGACCTGCATGCCAGCCAGATTCAGGGATATTTCGATATTCCGGTGGATCATCTGGTGGGAATGCCGATTCTGGCGAAATATTTCAAGGAAAAGAATCTGGAGAATGTCTGTATCGTTTCTCCGGATCACGGCAGCGTGACCCGGGCGAGAAATATGGCGGAATACTTCGACTGCCCCATCGCCATTGTGGACAAGCGGCGTCCGGAGCCGAACAAAAGCGAGATCATGAATATCATTGGCGAGGTCAGAGGAAAAAACTGCATTATCCTCGACGATATGATTGATACCGCAGGAACGATCACCAACGCGGCGAACGTTATCAAGGACATGGGCGCAGAGAACGTCTATGCGGGCGCGACCCATGCGGTTCTCTCCGGACCGGCCTTCGACAGGATTGAAGCTTCTGCGATTAAAGAACTGGCGCTGCTGAACACGATACCGATGGACAAGGAGAAGAAGCTGGACAAGATGACCGTTCTGTCCGTGGCGCCGCTTTTCGCGGAAGCCATGACCAGAGTGTACACAAACGGATCTGTCAGCAAACTGTTTGACTGA
- the pth gene encoding aminoacyl-tRNA hydrolase, giving the protein MSNEPFIIVGLGNPGPKYENTRHNLGFLTLDHLAEENGIAVSRIKFKSLTGAGSIAGHKVVLVKPQTYMNLSGEAVREAVSFYKIPPEHLIVIYDDLDIPTGSIRIRRFGSAGTHNGMRSVVQQLGTDRFPRIRVGIGSGRKEELISFVTGGFRKDEVPLLRQAVETASRAAECIVTDGVDLAMNRYNTKKKEKKKREHAPGEKDE; this is encoded by the coding sequence ATGAGCAATGAACCATTTATTATCGTCGGCCTGGGAAATCCCGGGCCGAAATATGAAAATACGAGACACAATCTGGGGTTTCTGACGCTGGATCATCTCGCGGAGGAGAACGGAATCGCCGTCAGCAGAATCAAATTCAAATCGCTGACGGGCGCGGGGAGCATCGCCGGACACAAGGTTGTGCTGGTCAAGCCTCAGACGTATATGAACCTCAGCGGTGAGGCGGTGAGGGAGGCTGTTTCCTTTTATAAAATTCCGCCGGAGCATCTTATCGTGATCTATGATGACCTCGATATTCCGACGGGGAGCATACGCATCCGCAGATTCGGCAGTGCGGGCACTCACAACGGGATGCGTTCCGTCGTACAGCAGCTGGGAACAGACCGGTTTCCCCGGATCCGCGTCGGCATCGGCAGCGGTCGGAAGGAGGAACTGATTTCCTTTGTGACCGGAGGCTTTCGCAAAGACGAGGTCCCGCTTCTGCGGCAGGCTGTGGAGACAGCGTCCAGAGCGGCGGAATGCATCGTTACCGACGGCGTGGATCTCGCCATGAACCGTTACAATACCAAAAAGAAGGAGAAGAAAAAGAGGGAGCATGCTCCCGGAGAAAAGGATGAATAA
- the mfd gene encoding transcription-repair coupling factor: MNKRGIIGISGVSESRSAFIISESIKKEPGKSLIIVATEPRAKRLADDLSFFTDRNIHVMPDEDQVFLRYEAKNHDLLLERLNAMKALRGQEDCIVVAPAAAAIRKTMPHRLFESRKLSIALGEEHFLVDLKETLVSLGYERMSLVEGRGEFSMRGGILDVFTPDAENPFRIEFFDTEVDSIREFDIDTQRSVRSLRSVEIGPAEQMLADKELFARASERVRRTYTAQAKRLMKRGDGSEEAVRRLEKRRDELCEYIDNRMNVQLLENYLHYFYEDPEYLWDYLDDGTIYVDDPDRIGEMLDARSKEQKVDFQVMLERGEIVPEDMELMTGREDFQKIYRHGPVYLLSPFPKQIRGVEAYESLHSYQSAQMMNFSGHMELLESELKAYVKKGYEICITASTEERRKNLIEFCDRCGVVRQVRFLRGNLTTGFDFIDRKLCYISDNDIFGERQQSRRRRKRRGDGQKIESFTDLKAGDFVVHENHGIGKFLGIQQLDIQGEKKDYLKIKYAGNDTLYVPVEQFDIVQKYIGSDGITPKINKLSGGEWKLTKARARAAIAEMTQELVQLYAEREMETGFAFSPDSIWMREFEDEFPYQETEDQLRSIAEIKQDMEKPKAMDRLLCGDVGFGKTEVAARALFKCVADGKQAAVLVPTTVLANQHFYTLRDRFEHFAVRVEMLSRFRSEAQQKKILEDLADGKIDIVIGTHRILSQDVKFRDLGLLVIDEEHRFGVRHKEAIKKLKKNVDVLTLTATPIPRTLNMSLTGIKDMSLIEEPPEDRYPVQTYVMEQDDLVIRDAVKRELDRGGQCFVIYNRVRGISQLAGRIEHLVPEARVAVGHGRMNEQALENVMLDFVNHQSDVLVATTIVESGIDVPNANTLIIMDADRYGLAQLYQLRGRVGRSNRMAYAYLMYQKDKVLTEVSEKRLRAIREFTEFGSGFKVAMRDLEIRGAGNLLGGEQSGHMMNIGYELYCKMVEDAVRQLKGGEPVSETDEDTSVELAVPATIPDWYIENESLKLGMYKKIASVRTPEEEQEMIDELIDRFGDVPRETLNLIKISRIRGMAAELSVRRIYEQNKRIIFSFAEKNRLTPYAIFSINDAFKGRAFVHGGVEPFIRIPMIPARKLEDCLELLTIIRESKGGNENAV; this comes from the coding sequence ATGAATAAACGAGGAATCATCGGGATATCGGGTGTGTCTGAGAGTCGATCGGCGTTTATCATATCCGAGAGTATCAAAAAAGAACCGGGAAAAAGTCTGATCATCGTCGCCACAGAACCGAGAGCGAAGCGGCTTGCGGATGATCTTTCTTTTTTTACCGACAGGAACATACACGTGATGCCGGATGAGGATCAGGTGTTTTTGCGTTACGAGGCGAAAAATCATGACCTTCTTCTGGAGCGGCTGAATGCCATGAAGGCGCTGCGCGGGCAGGAGGACTGCATCGTGGTGGCGCCGGCCGCCGCAGCGATCCGGAAAACCATGCCGCACCGGCTTTTCGAGTCCAGAAAGCTCAGTATAGCTCTGGGCGAGGAGCATTTTCTGGTGGATCTGAAGGAGACGCTGGTGTCCCTCGGCTATGAGCGTATGAGCCTGGTGGAGGGGCGCGGCGAGTTCAGCATGCGGGGTGGCATTCTGGATGTTTTCACGCCGGACGCAGAGAACCCGTTCCGGATTGAATTCTTCGATACCGAGGTGGATTCCATCCGCGAGTTTGACATCGATACACAGCGCTCCGTCCGGAGCCTGCGGAGTGTCGAGATCGGCCCTGCAGAGCAGATGCTTGCGGACAAAGAACTGTTCGCCCGGGCTTCCGAGCGGGTGCGCCGGACGTATACGGCGCAGGCGAAGCGTCTGATGAAACGGGGAGACGGCAGCGAGGAAGCAGTTCGCAGGCTGGAGAAGCGCCGGGATGAGCTTTGTGAATACATCGATAACCGGATGAACGTTCAGCTGCTGGAAAATTATCTTCATTATTTTTACGAGGATCCGGAATACCTGTGGGATTATCTGGATGACGGGACGATTTATGTCGATGATCCCGATCGCATCGGTGAGATGCTGGACGCGAGAAGCAAGGAGCAGAAGGTGGATTTCCAGGTCATGCTGGAGCGGGGCGAGATTGTTCCGGAGGACATGGAGCTGATGACAGGACGGGAGGACTTTCAGAAGATCTACCGGCACGGCCCCGTTTATCTTTTGTCCCCCTTCCCCAAACAGATCCGGGGCGTCGAGGCCTACGAGTCTCTCCACAGTTATCAGAGCGCGCAGATGATGAATTTCAGCGGACATATGGAGCTTCTGGAATCGGAACTGAAGGCGTATGTCAAAAAAGGCTATGAAATCTGCATCACAGCGTCTACGGAAGAGCGCCGGAAAAATCTGATCGAATTCTGTGACCGCTGCGGCGTCGTCCGTCAGGTCCGGTTCCTGCGGGGGAATCTGACGACAGGCTTTGACTTTATCGACCGGAAGCTCTGCTACATCAGCGACAATGATATTTTCGGGGAGCGGCAGCAGAGCCGGCGGCGGCGAAAGCGCCGCGGCGACGGCCAGAAGATTGAAAGCTTTACGGATTTGAAGGCGGGGGATTTCGTGGTGCACGAGAATCACGGAATCGGAAAATTTCTGGGGATTCAGCAGCTGGATATCCAGGGAGAGAAGAAGGACTACCTGAAAATCAAGTACGCCGGAAACGACACCCTGTATGTGCCGGTGGAGCAGTTCGATATCGTGCAGAAATACATCGGATCGGACGGGATTACGCCGAAGATCAACAAGCTCTCCGGCGGCGAATGGAAGCTGACCAAGGCGAGGGCCCGGGCGGCCATCGCGGAGATGACTCAGGAACTGGTACAACTGTACGCGGAAAGAGAAATGGAGACGGGCTTTGCGTTCAGTCCGGATTCCATCTGGATGCGGGAATTTGAGGATGAGTTTCCCTATCAGGAGACGGAGGATCAGCTGCGTTCTATTGCGGAGATCAAGCAGGATATGGAAAAGCCGAAAGCGATGGATCGTCTGCTCTGCGGAGATGTGGGCTTCGGTAAAACCGAGGTGGCGGCCAGGGCGCTGTTCAAGTGCGTTGCGGACGGGAAACAGGCGGCGGTTCTGGTGCCGACTACGGTGCTGGCGAACCAGCATTTCTACACGCTGCGCGACCGTTTCGAGCATTTCGCGGTCCGGGTGGAGATGCTGTCCCGGTTCCGCAGTGAGGCGCAGCAGAAGAAAATTCTGGAGGACCTCGCGGACGGAAAAATCGATATCGTAATCGGTACGCACAGGATTCTGTCCCAGGATGTGAAGTTCCGGGATCTGGGTCTTCTGGTCATCGACGAGGAGCATCGGTTCGGCGTCCGTCATAAGGAGGCGATTAAGAAGCTGAAGAAAAACGTGGATGTGCTGACGCTGACGGCTACGCCGATTCCGAGAACGCTGAATATGTCGCTGACGGGAATCAAGGATATGAGCCTGATCGAGGAACCTCCGGAGGACCGTTATCCGGTGCAGACGTATGTGATGGAGCAGGATGACCTCGTGATCCGGGACGCCGTGAAACGGGAGCTGGACCGGGGCGGACAGTGCTTTGTCATCTACAATCGTGTCCGCGGCATCAGCCAGCTTGCCGGACGCATCGAACATCTGGTGCCGGAGGCCCGTGTCGCAGTGGGTCACGGCAGGATGAACGAGCAGGCTCTGGAGAATGTAATGCTGGATTTTGTCAACCATCAGTCAGATGTGCTGGTGGCGACGACGATCGTGGAGTCGGGCATCGATGTCCCCAACGCGAATACGCTGATCATCATGGATGCGGACCGCTACGGCCTGGCGCAGCTCTATCAGCTGAGAGGACGCGTCGGCAGATCGAACCGGATGGCTTACGCCTACCTGATGTATCAGAAGGACAAGGTGCTGACCGAGGTTTCGGAGAAAAGGCTCCGGGCGATCCGCGAGTTCACCGAGTTCGGTTCCGGCTTCAAGGTCGCCATGCGTGATCTGGAGATCCGGGGTGCGGGGAATCTGCTGGGAGGCGAGCAGTCTGGCCACATGATGAACATCGGCTACGAGCTGTACTGCAAGATGGTGGAGGATGCGGTGCGCCAGCTGAAAGGCGGGGAACCGGTCAGCGAGACAGATGAGGACACCTCGGTGGAGCTCGCCGTTCCGGCCACTATTCCGGACTGGTACATTGAAAATGAATCTCTGAAGCTGGGGATGTACAAAAAAATCGCCTCTGTGCGGACGCCGGAGGAGGAGCAGGAAATGATCGACGAGTTAATCGACCGGTTCGGCGATGTTCCGCGGGAGACGCTGAATCTCATCAAGATCTCGCGGATCCGGGGCATGGCGGCGGAGCTTTCCGTCAGGAGGATCTATGAACAAAATAAACGGATCATCTTTTCCTTCGCCGAGAAAAACCGGCTGACTCCGTATGCGATTTTCAGCATCAATGACGCGTTCAAGGGACGAGCCTTTGTTCACGGCGGCGTCGAGCCGTTTATCCGGATCCCGATGATCCCCGCCAGAAAGCTGGAGGATTGTCTGGAACTGCTGACGATAATCAGGGAAAGCAAAGGAGGAAATGAAAATGCTGTTTAA